From Bacteroidia bacterium, the proteins below share one genomic window:
- a CDS encoding class I SAM-dependent methyltransferase — translation MTDDELKELAAQLKQPYGPKGVETGVMLHESNLNMTLNAIRALRLNSHDAVFELGHGNCSHLEELFSFADNLSYQGLEISDVMIAEAIRINQAFVEHKKANFCLYDGCHFPFPNASFDKGFSVNTLYFWESPLNMLREIDRVLKPRGCFAITFGDKSYLEKQPFTRYGFDLYGIEDVEELVKQTQFRVQHIEQQSEMIQSKAGNRVQRIYNTIVIGK, via the coding sequence ATGACTGATGACGAACTCAAAGAGTTAGCTGCTCAACTTAAACAACCTTACGGACCAAAGGGTGTAGAAACAGGGGTTATGCTGCATGAGTCCAATCTAAATATGACGCTTAATGCTATCCGTGCTCTTCGCTTAAACAGCCATGATGCTGTTTTTGAATTAGGTCATGGCAATTGCAGTCATCTTGAAGAGCTGTTTTCTTTTGCAGATAATTTGTCTTATCAAGGGTTGGAAATTTCAGATGTGATGATAGCAGAGGCTATACGAATTAATCAAGCATTTGTGGAGCATAAGAAAGCGAACTTTTGTTTGTATGATGGTTGCCACTTTCCTTTTCCCAATGCCTCTTTTGATAAGGGTTTCAGTGTAAATACGCTTTATTTTTGGGAATCTCCACTCAATATGTTGCGTGAAATTGATAGGGTGCTCAAACCGAGAGGTTGTTTTGCAATCACTTTTGGAGATAAAAGCTATTTAGAAAAACAACCCTTTACACGTTATGGATTTGACTTGTATGGCATTGAGGATGTCGAGGAACTTGTCAAGCAAACACAATTTAGGGTGCAACATATAGAACAACAATCCGAAATGATTCAAAGCAAAGCGGGAAACCGAGTGCAAAGAATCTATAATACCATTGTGATTGGGAAATAA
- a CDS encoding SDR family oxidoreductase, which yields MMVLAPSKINTFVTANHNMKKILVTGSNGLLGQKLTDLYRTLPDRKLFASGRGANRHPEKHGYDYIELDISDFAKTKEILELIQPDVLINAAAMTQVDDCESDTKNCTLFNVTAVENMAKLCATLNIHFIHISTDFIFDGTIGNYTEDDLPNPLSFYGNSKWEGEKKVQQHAQHYAILRTVLVYGVVSDMSRSNIVLWAKGALEKGAPIKVVNDQWRTPTLAEDLAMGCYLTEKHEAQGIYNISGKDLLRIDDLVRTVGQFWNLDISLINEVSSTTLNQAAKRPPKTGFNLSKSRKELGYEPHSFVEGLAIVKQQLERNI from the coding sequence ATGATGGTATTAGCACCTAGTAAAATCAATACATTTGTAACCGCAAATCACAACATGAAAAAAATATTGGTAACAGGCAGCAATGGTTTGTTAGGACAAAAACTCACCGACTTGTATAGAACACTACCTGACAGGAAACTTTTTGCCAGCGGTAGAGGCGCAAACAGGCATCCCGAAAAGCACGGATATGACTACATAGAATTAGACATTTCGGATTTTGCAAAGACAAAAGAGATTTTGGAACTCATCCAACCTGACGTATTAATCAATGCAGCCGCCATGACCCAAGTAGATGACTGTGAATCAGACACCAAAAACTGCACCTTGTTCAATGTTACTGCAGTAGAAAACATGGCAAAGCTTTGTGCGACACTCAACATTCACTTCATTCATATTTCAACCGATTTTATTTTTGACGGCACGATAGGCAACTATACAGAAGATGACTTACCAAACCCGTTGAGTTTTTATGGAAACAGCAAATGGGAAGGGGAGAAAAAAGTACAGCAACATGCCCAGCATTATGCAATCCTTAGAACTGTATTGGTCTATGGCGTAGTGAGCGACATGAGCAGAAGCAATATAGTATTATGGGCAAAAGGTGCATTAGAAAAAGGTGCACCTATTAAAGTAGTCAATGACCAATGGCGTACACCAACCCTTGCAGAGGATTTAGCAATGGGCTGTTACTTAACAGAAAAACATGAAGCACAAGGTATTTACAACATTTCAGGCAAGGACTTATTACGTATAGATGACTTAGTCAGGACGGTTGGACAATTTTGGAATTTAGACATCAGCCTCATTAACGAGGTGAGTAGTACAACCTTGAATCAAGCGGCAAAACGCCCACCTAAGACGGGCTTCAACTTGAGTAAATCCAGGAAGGAATTAGGCTATGAGCCTCACAGTTTTGTTGAAGGCTTGGCTATAGTAAAACAACAATTGGAGCGTAACATTTAG
- a CDS encoding glycosyltransferase family 2 protein, whose protein sequence is MISIVIPIFNEEEILQQLYDRLVSAAPLWKEDYEVILVDDGSSDNSLAIMRGFVEKNPCFKVVKLSRNFGHQPAISAGIKRAQGDAVIIMDGDLQDPPEELPRFLEKWREGYHVVYAVRTKRKEGLFKRVAYKVFYRVLARVSDIDIPIDSGDFCVMDRKVVNVLNVEMPENIRFVRGLRAYAGFKQIGVAYERAERAGGEVKYTFRKLVKLAVDGIFDFSTFPLRLATYFGLFLSIPSFILGIFFIIHRLLNFKVFGYSPQDTPGMATLAVAMFFLGGVLLVILGVIGEYLGRIYIEVKKRPFYLIEEEIVNQNKSN, encoded by the coding sequence ATGATTTCCATTGTAATACCGATTTTTAATGAAGAAGAGATTCTTCAACAACTCTATGACCGACTTGTCTCAGCTGCGCCATTATGGAAAGAAGACTATGAAGTGATTCTTGTAGATGATGGTTCTTCTGATAATTCATTGGCTATCATGCGCGGTTTTGTAGAGAAAAACCCTTGTTTTAAGGTGGTAAAACTCAGTCGAAATTTTGGACACCAACCGGCAATCTCTGCCGGAATAAAGAGGGCGCAAGGGGATGCAGTGATTATCATGGACGGGGATTTGCAAGACCCACCGGAGGAGCTGCCCCGTTTTTTGGAAAAATGGCGTGAAGGATATCATGTTGTTTATGCTGTAAGAACCAAACGCAAAGAGGGCTTGTTCAAACGTGTTGCTTATAAAGTTTTTTATAGGGTCTTGGCAAGAGTCAGCGATATTGATATTCCAATAGATTCAGGTGATTTTTGTGTGATGGACAGAAAGGTAGTCAATGTGCTGAATGTCGAAATGCCGGAGAATATCCGCTTTGTTAGAGGTCTGAGAGCCTATGCAGGATTTAAACAAATTGGAGTTGCCTATGAACGCGCAGAACGTGCCGGAGGAGAAGTGAAATATACTTTCAGGAAACTTGTTAAACTTGCTGTTGACGGAATCTTTGACTTCTCTACTTTTCCGTTGCGATTGGCAACTTATTTTGGACTCTTTTTATCAATCCCATCATTTATTCTGGGCATATTCTTTATCATACACAGATTGTTGAATTTTAAAGTCTTTGGTTATTCACCACAAGACACGCCCGGTATGGCAACACTGGCTGTTGCAATGTTCTTTCTTGGTGGAGTGTTACTGGTAATTTTGGGTGTGATTGGCGAATATCTCGGAAGAATCTATATTGAGGTTAAGAAACGTCCTTTTTACCTTATAGAAGAAGAGATTGTTAACCAAAACAAGTCGAACTAA